In Streptomyces sp. NBC_00091, the following proteins share a genomic window:
- a CDS encoding thioredoxin domain-containing protein yields the protein MSARNNQQNKAAAREKLRIERERQAKKDKTRRQLIVAGTVVAVLALAGGVGYAVVQANQPGYWDKAAEAELVKPKNTTGEDGLTVVIGKPEAKKTLELYEDSRCPACASFEQSVGEQVKKDVDAGKYKLQYFGATFIDNGVKGEGSKNALSALGAALNVSPQAFLDYKGALYSKELHPEETVDSFAKDDYLLKVADTVPALKENAEFKKAVQDGTYDRWAMDMSKAFNKSGVTGTPTLKMDGKKIDTPATPAAFTAAIDKALAG from the coding sequence ATGAGTGCACGCAACAACCAGCAGAACAAGGCCGCCGCCCGCGAGAAGCTGCGCATCGAGCGCGAGCGGCAGGCGAAGAAGGACAAGACCCGCCGCCAGCTGATCGTGGCCGGCACGGTCGTCGCCGTCCTGGCGCTGGCCGGCGGCGTCGGCTACGCGGTCGTGCAGGCCAACCAGCCCGGCTACTGGGACAAGGCCGCCGAGGCCGAACTGGTCAAGCCGAAGAACACCACGGGCGAGGACGGCCTGACCGTGGTCATCGGCAAGCCCGAGGCGAAGAAGACCCTGGAGCTGTACGAGGACTCGCGCTGCCCGGCCTGCGCCTCCTTCGAGCAGTCGGTCGGCGAGCAGGTCAAGAAGGACGTGGACGCGGGCAAGTACAAGCTCCAGTACTTCGGCGCGACCTTCATCGACAACGGGGTCAAGGGCGAGGGTTCCAAGAACGCCCTGAGCGCGCTGGGCGCGGCGCTGAACGTGAGCCCGCAGGCCTTCCTCGACTACAAGGGCGCGCTCTACTCGAAGGAGCTGCACCCCGAGGAGACCGTCGACAGCTTCGCCAAGGACGACTACCTGCTGAAGGTCGCGGACACGGTCCCCGCCCTGAAGGAGAACGCCGAGTTCAAGAAGGCCGTCCAGGACGGCACCTACGACCGGTGGGCGATGGACATGTCGAAGGCCTTCAACAAGTCCGGGGTGACGGGCACTCCGACGCTGAAGATGGACGGCAAGAAGATCGACACCCCGGCGACGCCGGCGGCGTTCACCGCGGCCATCGACAAGGCCCTGGCGGGCTGA